The following coding sequences are from one Gemmatimonadales bacterium window:
- the purF gene encoding amidophosphoribosyltransferase, translating to MCGVVGVSGIPDAARIAYLGLYALQHRGQESAGIVAIDAAGKARVHRAMGLVADVFTNTALEGLPGDTAVGHTRYSTAGSSILANAQPYLVNYHAGPLSVAHNGSLTNSTELKDELVRQGSLFATTVDTEVIVHLIARSSAATVEGQIRDALEKIDGAYSLVMSVGRTIYAAVDSRGFRPMVVGRLGGGLIVASETCALDLIGATFVRELQPGEFVKIDDGEMIDLPRLSPRRTSRCIFELVYFSRPDSTVFGESVNAVRRELGRQIARHHAAPGADVVFSVPDSSNAMALGYSEVSGVKLEHGLIRNHYVGRTFINPVQALRVEKVRIKFNPVRDVIEGRSVVVIDDSLVRGTTSKGLVGMIRDAGAREVHLRLASPPITGPCHYGIATPTREELIASSHSVEEIRDYLGVDSLDYLTLDEMVDATDGSTPWCHACFSGDYPTPGQLTLGQLHHAPQLVALTR from the coding sequence GTGTGCGGCGTCGTTGGTGTTTCCGGGATTCCTGATGCGGCGCGGATCGCCTACCTCGGCCTCTACGCCCTGCAGCACCGCGGCCAGGAGAGCGCCGGGATCGTGGCGATCGACGCCGCCGGCAAGGCTCGCGTCCACCGCGCCATGGGGCTGGTGGCCGACGTCTTCACCAACACCGCCCTAGAAGGGCTTCCCGGCGATACGGCGGTGGGCCATACCCGCTACTCGACGGCCGGCAGCAGCATCCTCGCCAACGCCCAGCCGTACCTCGTCAACTATCACGCCGGGCCGCTGTCGGTGGCCCACAATGGCTCGCTCACCAATTCGACCGAACTCAAGGACGAACTGGTCCGGCAGGGCTCGCTCTTCGCCACTACCGTGGATACCGAGGTCATCGTCCACCTGATCGCCCGGTCGAGTGCCGCGACGGTCGAGGGCCAGATCCGTGACGCATTGGAGAAGATCGACGGCGCCTATTCGCTGGTGATGAGCGTCGGCCGCACCATCTACGCGGCAGTCGATTCGCGCGGCTTCCGGCCGATGGTCGTCGGCCGGCTCGGCGGCGGATTGATCGTGGCGTCGGAGACCTGCGCCCTCGACCTGATCGGTGCCACCTTCGTCCGGGAGCTCCAACCCGGTGAATTCGTCAAGATCGACGATGGCGAGATGATCGACCTCCCCCGCCTCTCGCCGCGGCGGACTTCACGCTGCATCTTCGAGCTGGTCTACTTCTCGCGCCCCGACTCCACCGTCTTCGGCGAATCGGTCAATGCCGTCCGCCGGGAACTCGGCCGCCAGATCGCCCGGCACCACGCCGCCCCGGGTGCCGACGTGGTGTTTTCCGTCCCCGATTCGTCCAACGCGATGGCGCTGGGATATAGCGAGGTCTCCGGCGTCAAGCTCGAACATGGATTGATCCGGAATCACTATGTCGGACGGACCTTCATCAATCCGGTGCAGGCACTGCGTGTCGAAAAGGTCAGGATCAAGTTCAATCCGGTGCGCGACGTCATCGAAGGGCGGTCGGTCGTGGTGATTGACGACTCGTTGGTGCGCGGCACAACCAGCAAGGGACTGGTGGGGATGATTCGTGACGCCGGTGCGCGTGAAGTGCATCTCCGCCTCGCTTCGCCGCCGATCACCGGGCCGTGCCACTACGGGATCGCGACGCCGACCAGGGAAGAACTCATCGCGTCGAGCCATTCGGTCGAGGAGATCCGTGACTACCTCGGCGTCGATTCGCTCGACTATCTCACGCTTGACGAGATGGTCGACGCCACCGACGGCAGCACGCCATGGTGCCACGCCTGCTTCTCCGGTGACTACCCCACGCCGGGCCAGCTCACACTCGGTCAGCTCCACCACGCACCGCAACTGGTCGCCCTCACACGATGA